A stretch of the Rosa rugosa chromosome 5, drRosRugo1.1, whole genome shotgun sequence genome encodes the following:
- the LOC133710272 gene encoding putative clathrin assembly protein At1g25240, which translates to MKLWKKAAGLVKDRNSIWAASISRRTSFRNPDLESIVIKSTSHDEAHVDYKNFHRVYQWVRTSPTYVKPLLWAISSRMDKTRSWVVALKGLMLMHGVFCCKIPAVQRIGRLPFDLSNFTDGHSKPSKTWAYNAFVRAYFTYLDHRSAFLHETASSAVAFRKQQQLGRLQAGGLEIQSPEEEPPLKEELGKLRKWQALMDMLLQIRPNPGTAKVYLVFEAMICILTEIFDVYSRICKGISRTLMRIYAAPGKEEAQMALEVVQKAAIQGEELEMYLEFCRDLGALGSSECPKVEHIPEEDIRDLERILHEVSDDAGKEKRKENQNNCMEIVAIESGGDDLLMVGDDHGQQTTTKNKQKVFKTIITDKWEVFPDDDMISWVSTGYNDASAATADYKNPFASSSNLMPYVAPTHNQALPDLISL; encoded by the coding sequence ATGAAACTCTGGAAAAAAGCTGCCGGGCTTGTCAAGGACCGTAACAGCATCTGGGCCGCCAGCATTTCCCGCCGGACCTCTTTCCGCAACCCCGATCTAGAATCCATCGTCATCAAGTCCACCAGCCACGACGAGGCTCACGTCGACTATAAGAATTTCCACCGCGTCTACCAATGGGTACGCACCTCTCCTACGTACGTAAAGCCATTGTTGTGGGCTATCTCTTCCAGAATGGACAAGACCAGGTCCTGGGTGGTGGCGCTCAAGGGTTTGATGCTCATGCACGGCGTCTTCTGCTGCAAGATCCCCGCCGTGCAGAGGATCGGACGGCTGCCGTTTGATCTATCCAACTTTACGGACGGCCACTCCAAGCCGAGCAAGACATGGGCCTACAACGCCTTCGTGCGGGCGTATTTTACCTACTTGGACCACAGATCCGCTTTCCTGCATGAGACGGCGTCGTCGGCTGTGGCGTTTAGGAAACAGCAACAGCTGGGGAGATTACAAGCCGGCGGTCTTGAAATTCAGTCTCCGGAGGAGGAGCCTCCGTTGAAGGAGGAGCTCGGGAAGCTTCGGAAATGGCAGGCATTGATGGACATGTTGCTACAGATCAGGCCCAACCCCGGCACGGCAAAGGTGTATCTGGTTTTCGAAGCCATGATCTGCATTTTGACAGAGATCTTCGACGTGTACAGCAGAATTTGCAAGGGTATTTCTAGAACTCTGATGAGGATTTACGCGGCGCCGGGCAAAGAAGAGGCGCAAATGGCTCTCGAGGTGGTTCAGAAGGCGGCGATTCAAGGAGAGGAGCTCGAAATGTACCTTGAGTTCTGCAGGGATTTGGGTGCTCTTGGCTCTTCGGAGTGCCCTAAAGTGGAGCACATCCCGGAGGAAGATATTAGAGACCTAGAAAGAATACTACACGAAGTTAGTGATGATGCGGGAAAGGAAAAAAGGAAGGAGAACCAAAACAACTGCATGGAGATTGTGGCGATAGAAAGCGGTGGTGATGATTTATTAATGGTTGGTGATGATCATGGTCAGCAGACGACGACGAAGAATAAGCAGAAGGTGTTCAAGACTATAATCACAGACAAGTGGGAGGTGTTTCCTGATGACGATATGATCAGCTGGGTGAGTACTGGTTACAATGATGCCAGTGCTGCAACTGCAGATTATAAAAACCCTTTTGCATCCTCTTCGAATCTGATGCCTTATGTTGCACCTACACATAACCAAGCTCTTCCGGATTTGATTAGTTTATAA